From Vitis vinifera cultivar Pinot Noir 40024 chromosome 5, ASM3070453v1, the proteins below share one genomic window:
- the LOC104877423 gene encoding disease resistance protein RUN1-like gives MASSSTRRASSATSISRNYDVFLSFRGGDTRKNFTDHLYTTLTAYGIHSFKDDEELEKGGDIASDLLRAIEESRIFIIIFSKNYAYSRWCLNELVKIIERKSQKESLVLPIFYHVDPSDVRNQKGSFGDALACHERDANQEKKEMVQKWRIALRKAANLCGCHVDDQYETEVVKEIVNTIIRRLNHQPLSVGKNIVSVHLEKLKSLMNTNLNKVSVVGICGIGGVGKTTIAKAIYNEISYQYDGSSFLKNIRERSKGDILQLQQELLHGILKGKNFKVNNIDEGISMIKRCLSSNRVLVIFDDVDELKQLEYLAEEKDWFEAKSTIIITSRDKQVLAQYGVDISYEVSKLNKKEAIEVFSLWAFQHNLPKEVYKNLSYNIIDYANGLPLALKVLGGSLFGKTRSEWESALCKLKTIPHMEIHNVLRISFDGLDDVDKGIFLDVACFFKGNDKDYVSRILGPYAEYGITTLDDRCLLTISKNMLDMHDLIQQMGWEIIRQECLENLGRRSRLWDSDAYHVLTRNMSYIFQGAQAIEGLFLDRCKFNPSHLNRESFKEMNRLRLLKIRSYGPAFLTCAPTRSARLAFIW, from the exons ATGGCTTCTTCCAGCACCCGTAGAGCCTCTTCTGCTACTTCTATTTCTCGTAATTATGATGTGTTCTTGAGTTTTAGAGGTGGTGACACTCGCAAAAATTTCACTGATCATCTGTATACCACTTTGACTGCATATGGGATTCATTCTTTCAAAGATGATGAAGAACTTGAGAAAGGGGGAGATATTGCATCTGATCTCTTAAGAGCTATAGAAGAATCgaggatttttattattattttctcaaaaaattatgCTTACTCCAGATGGTGTTTAAATGAACTTGTAAAGATCATTGAACGCAAGAGCCAAAAGGAATCACTGGTTCTACCAATTTTCTACCATGTGGATCCATCTGATGTACGAAACCAAAAGGGAAGTTTCGGAGACGCACTTGCCTGCCATGAAAGAGATGcaaatcaagaaaagaaagagatggTACAAAAGTGGAGGATTGCCTTGAGAAAAGCAGCTAATCTATGTGGATGCCATGTGGATGACCA GTATGAGACTGAGGTTGTCAAAGAAATTGTTAATACAATCATTAGAAGATTAAACCATCAACCTTTAAGTGTGGGAAAGAACATAGTTAGTGTTcatttggaaaaattgaaatcattgatGAACACTAACTTGAATAAGGTTAGCGTGGTTGGGATATGTGGAATTGGTGGGGTTGGTAAGACTACTATCGCTAAGGCTATTTATAATGAGATCTCATATCAATATGATGGTAGTAGCTTTCTTAAAAATATCAGAGAGAGATCCAAAGGTGATATACTTCAATTACAACAAGAACTTCTTCATGGTATCCTAAAGgggaaaaattttaaagtaaacaATATTGATGAAGGAATTAGTATGATAAAGAGGTGTCTCAGCTCCAATAGAGTTCTTGTTATTTTTGACGATGTAGACGAGTTGAAGCAACTAGAATATCTGGCTGAAGAGAAGGATTGGTTTGAGGCCAAAAGTACAATCATCATTACATCTAGAGACAAACAAGTGCTTGCTCAATATGGAGTAGATATATCATACGAggtttcaaaattaaataagaaagaagctATTGAAGTCTTTAGTTTGTGGGCCTTTCAACACAATCTTCCCAAAGAAGTTTATAAAAACCTCTCATACAATATCATAGATTATGCTAATGGCCTTCCATTAGCACTTAAAGTTTTAGGTGGGTCTCTTTTTGGAAAGACAAGAAGTGAATGGGAAAGTGCATTGTGTAAGCTAAAAACAATACCCCACATGGAAATTCACAATGTGCTTAGAATAAGTTTTGATGGACTTGATGATGTAGACAAGGGAATATTTTTGGATGTTGCATGTTTTTTCAAAGGGAATGACAAAGATTATGTGTCAAGAATATTGGGTCCTTATGCAGAGTATGGAATAACAACTCTAGATGATAGATGCCTCTTAACCATTTCAAAAAACATGCTAGATATGCATGATTTAATACAACAGATGGGTTGGGAAATTATTCGTCAAGAATGTCTTGAAAACCTTGGAAGAAGGAGTAGATTGTGGGATTCTGATGCCTATCATGTGCTAACAAGAAATATG TCTTATATTTTTCAGGGGGCACAAGCAATTGAAGGACTATTCCTAGATAGATGTAAATTTAATCCATCACATCTGAATAGAGAATCTTTCAAAGAGATGAATAGACTTAGATTGCTTAAAATCCGTAGCTATGGACCCGCATTtctcacgtgcgcccccactcgatcagcgagactcgcttttatttggtga